In Setaria italica strain Yugu1 chromosome IX, Setaria_italica_v2.0, whole genome shotgun sequence, the genomic stretch TCTCCAGGTACCAGCTCATGATGCAAGGTACCATCTACAAACTACAACAGATTCCTACCAAATTCAAGACAACACAAGAGAGGCAACTGATGCAAAATACTTATGCTGCGACCAAGCACCAGGCGGGCGGAAAATCGCTGGGCTCCAGAAGCAAATCCTCTCAAGAACTTCTGTCAGAAAGAGGCTCCGTGTTTTCGCACCCTAGTTTTGAGGGTAAACGAAGCGAAAGAAGAAATCCTATAAGCGCATCAGCCCACCATCAGCATGGGCTTGTGCCAGCAAATATCTGCTCAAAAGAAACGTGTAGATTCTGGAGTGCACAAATGAAAATTCTAATCCTGTAAAAGGACAAAGGATACAAGTCCCATTAGCCCTTCAAAACTGGAGGGTTCTCGCCGTCCAGTGACAAATTAAGGCAACCGAAAACACAGTCACAAACCACCTAATGTTTCAACTATGTACACCAGGAGATGCTTCCTGCACCCAACAGACAACAAATGGACCTTAAACAGACAACAGATTGACCTTCAATTTAACATTACTCAGCTGGCATTTCTGAAAACCTGTTACACCATCAACTTCCAAACACCAGGGGGCAAAGAATGCCAGGGCAGAGGGCACCACCAAAAAACTGCTCCCACGAGTCCAACTGATGAAGGTACTATTTACAAAATACAACAGATACCTACTACAACTCACAAAAACCAGAGCGATACAGAAAGTAAAGCACTCAATTATGAACGTTCATTCCTTCTTCCTAGCACTGATCCTCATCAAGCTTTTCAATTACACTACGAAGTTTTTGAACCACTGGATTATCCCAGTGAACTCTGATTCTCTCCATCAGCAACCTACATGGATCATGGTTGACAGGAGGCACATCCCTGGGAACCGGAGGATTGAGGAAAGGATGGTGAAGTAGCTGAGGTATTCTCCATCGATCGTTCCGGTCCCATGCAAGACACCTTTGCATCAAATCAATGAGCCATGGGTTGTCAACTGGTTCATAGATGATCTTGTGATTCCTATCAGTCACTTCTTTATATTTGGCCCAAAAACTCTTGTAGTTTGCAAAAGGTGTCTTACCATACACCATCTGATAAAGAATACAGCCAAGAGACCAAATATCAGAGGGGCGCCCACACTTGATAATGTTACCACCTGAGTCGGTATCGTCGCACATGAATGCTTCAGGCGACATGTAGTTCAGTGTCCCTACCTGCTCATCACAGTGAGAAAACCAAAATTAGCATACCACAAAAAGATGCACACATAACTGAAGATAACTATATTCTTATTAATATACAAGTGAATGCAAAAAGGAAAGGTTGCAATTGTGCCAGAGTGTATCACACGGTACCTGAGCATCACGTCGAATGTTTgttgtatcattcattattgcTTTGGCAATGCCAAAGTCAATAAGTTTAAGCGAGCCCCTTACAAGCATAAAATTGGCAGGCTTCAAATCAGAGTGCACTATCCGTTCATCATGTATTGTATTGACAGCTTCAAGCATTTGCTATAgcacaaacaaaagaaaaaaaatgagaaggtGCCTAAAAGGTTCACATTGTTTCCTATTTTATCATGTAAGTACAACACCAAGTTGCACATAGGTTATGGTATCTCAGtatgtttcagactttcagtggTTTTGTTCGGTAAACTGCATTGTGGTATAGAAACAGGTACAGTAATAAACCACAAGAAATTCTAGCAATTCACAGATATGGTTGCACTGGGCAACAAGATACAACAATTAATTCTACACAATTCTTTTCTGTTAATGTTTTGCATAAATAAAGAAGCAATACCTAAAAATCTAGGAGAACTAACATAGATAATTTGCCCAGCGAAGATAAATCAAATATTAGTACCAGAACCAGAAACCACTTGGCCACTAAATACAATTGATCTAACTACCTACCCAGTAATGGGAATAGTCATGAAGGGTAATAAAACTAGGAACAATAATATATAACTGGTTAGTTTAATAGAAATACATTTTGAAACTTCAAAGATTGCTTTCACAAAGATTCTAGGAcatgacttttggtttgaaaaCTCTACAGTAAAGAGACTTAATATTTAGTTACAGTAAAATCTAATTGTCCAGTATTCAGATGCCTCATTTTAGTCTAATTGGGATAAAATGAAGGTTACCTGCCAATAAAAGCGTAGCCAATTTTCATCAATTTTCATATTAGAGTTGTTCCTCTCCTTCCACTTCTGAGCAACCATATGAGCTAAGTCGATTTCACCATACTCCAGGACCATGTAAATATAGTGGTCATCCTTAATTGTTCCATCCCTGGGTGACATGGAACCTTCTAGAAGCAAACTTTTGTCAGTGACCTGGTTAGAAGCAAACTTTTGTCAGTGACCTGGTTGATGCAAAATCCATAGGCAGATCAGATCAGAATGTCTCTCTGGAGATAGAATGGGTAATCTGTGTAGAAAAGTACAATTATTCTATGAAAACCAATATGCGTAAAGAACAATTAGATGACAGGTGTATTTTAGATAACCAATAGTTGCTTAAAATTTATAATTGTATGGCAATGCGGGTTGAAATCTTAGTAACCACACACAGTTTATCACCCTCTATAAAAATAAAACCATTTCTGCAACATGTGACCTGCCTGTATAGTACTGGAGTTTGTAACCGAAGTTTTTGTATCTATACAAGTAACAACAATTGTTTTTAAGTACTGAAAGTAAAGGGTCATCAATTTTGCAGGACACGATAATGTTAGGTCTGCTACATAGGATACTAGCATATGAACATGGAGAGCTCAAGATACAGATGTTGCCTGCTAATACGTCCTATGGGTGTATGTCTATGTCCATTGTCTGACAATGTGCAACTAGGACCAGAAAACAGCATAGGGTAGCATTGCAATGACATCTGTAATTGTGTCAAGTTTATGATACGCATGAGAACACAAGAAcataagaatttttcatgatgcGAGTGTAGTTTTTTATGAGTTTCTGTAAAGTCTGGGAAGCAAAATATTACCAATATAGATCCTAATTCTATCCATTCATCATCATTGATAATTGTCCTATGGGAAACTAACTAAACCGTAGAGGTTTACATAAAAAAAGATTAAACAGAGGTAGGAAATGCATATGATAATTCAAGAGTAATCTCTGCAAGTACATCAAGACAATGCTTTCATCGTTTAGGTGAGGAAGCAAATCTTCTTCACACAGAAAATCAAACAAAGACACCGAAATAGGAAAAGGTATTTGGAAATAAGGTTAGTAACGTGGTACCTCATAATCAATCAGCTGTATGATATTGCTCTTCCCTTTCAACTTATTTAGATACTCAATTTCTTGGCAAAAACCATAGGCAGTGGGGTAGTCACGGCCCCTAAGTTTGATCTTTTTCATGGCATATATTGTGCAATCTGATGATATAACTTTGTGGACTTCACTGCTACCCCCGGATCCTATTTTACCAAGTTTCTGATAAAGTTTCCCATTCACCTTAAAGAACACATTAGGATCATAATTCTTTTTGTGCCGCTCCTTCTCACCCTTGTTTGGTCGGGGAGCACCACCATCCCTGGCAGATGTAGACTGGTCATTTGCAGGTAAGCCTTCAGCTCGCAAACTGCCAACACTGGAAGCAGCTTTGTCTGTGGCACCATTGCCTACACGAGCCTGCTGATCGAGGGGAATCCAATCACCAACACCCGTCGCAACTGCATGCTCCTTTTGAGGACAATGGCCCAATACACCTTTAGATGATTCTGCAGCAGATTCTGGCATCTGCATTGGTGAAGCATATCCGCTACTCTGTGGAGCTTGTGAACTTTGGACAGTAGGCCCTGAGTGTATTGATACAGCAGTAACAGATGAACCAATGGCAGAGCAACGGGTCATTGGCTCTCCATGATTCTGATTACGAGCCTCTTCAATCCCTCTCTGAGACAAATTAGGCGCATCAGCTGGTGATATCGACAGCTCCATATCGACAGCTGCATCAGCAATTTCAAGCTCCTGATGCTTCTGCTGGTGATACTGTGCTCCATGATCTGCAGGATTACTTTCTCCTGCTGTCAATGAAACAGAATGCAGATAAGACAACATACTGTCCATTCTACTATCAACAGTGATCCCTACATTATCACCTGCAATGTAAACTGATAACTAAACATGCacacaactttgtagttaaataTCGAAGAAAGGAAACGATTCTTACTCTGGGAAGTTAACTGTGGATCAACAACTGAGTTAAACTGTTCTTTCTTAAAACTTTCCGCCACCAATGAATTGCGAGATGCAATTTGAGATGAAGCTTCCAGAGATGACTTCTCCCTATCAGCCAACAGATTAGCCTGAGTCTTCTGGTGGTAGTTCTGGTCAACACTCTGCCCACAGGTATCTGTGCTATTTTTTAACACTGAGGGTGTCGTCAACATCAACTCATCTGGAGTAGAGTATCCCAATTTAGCCGTGCCAGAAATTTTTTGTTGATCAGGCGTGGCATTTTGAAGCCTGGAGGGTCCCAACAGGCCTCTCTGAGACTGCATGACCTTTCCTTCACGATTTTTCACTTCAGAAGTGCTGGGTCCAGCTTTATTTGTCCGCTCGGCTCTGGAGACCAGAACCCGAGTCGCTCTTGGAAAGCTTGTCTGAAGTGAGCCTGGGGTAAGATCAGTTAGAAGCTGACCAATATCACATCTGACATAATTCATTCGGATAGCAGTACAGTATACAAAGTTACAAACTCGAAACAACGTCACAGGTAGTTCCTAGAAACTCAACGCCAATGACAAAGCCACCAAATCAAGTGCAAGCGTGACTTTTTACAGGGTGCCCAGTAAATCGGAAACTTACATAATAGCATGCACTTAGATTTACAGTGGAAAAGCACCAAACACAAATTAGAACCCTAGACGCTAATGACTCCAGAGGAGAGTAGGCTACAGAGTCGAGTCCACTCACCAGGAGGCCTCTGGCGCTTGACAGCGGCATGAATCTCTCTCAGTAAGGCGGTAGGGGAGATCGTGAGAGACGAGGACGACCCCGACGACGACGTCAGGTTGCCGGCGGCCGTGTCCCCGCCGGTAGGGGCAGTGGTGCCCTTTCCGGCACTGGCTCCGGCGGCGTGGTAGGGTGTTGGGGGCCGAAGGAAGCTATCCCTGCTCTCCataggcggcggcgatggggctCACCGGCATCTCGCCGGAGAGGCGGATCCGCGGCGCTAGGGTTCCCTGGCGGCCGACGGGGCGTGAACCGATCCGGTCAACAGCGGGCTGGGGAGGCGTCGCGAGGTGCGGGCTGGGAGGTGGCCATGGAACGGAACGGCAGCGGAGATGAAGCGAATCGAAGGGAGGTCGAGCTGCTGGGGGAGGAGGCCAGGAGGGAATGGGGACAAAACCCaaaaatttgaaatggaggaaggCGAAGATGCCGTGAATCAGAGAGGGCTATTTTTGTCCGAAATTGCATAATTTTTGTTAGTTGTTTCCGAATTGTGGCTTGGTCTAGAAGCCGATAGGTTTTATGGGCTGGGCTTGGAGTTTGAAGCTGGTGTGTACTCTACCCCACCCAGCGGCTAGAATTGTGGGCGGACCGGGCCGTTTCGCCCTTGAAGGCCCagttgccaccgccgccgcctccgcctccctcgggGACGCCTGCCGCCGTGCCGTTGCCGGGAGAGATGGGATCGGCGGCGGCTTGGAAGGCGCCGTCGCTATTGGACCTGCTGCCGGACCTGTCCGCTGAGGAGAAGGAGCGACTGCGGTTCTAGGGGAGCCTGGCCGACCCCCAGCGCGAGGACGTCGCGTTGTCTCCATCCTATCCGGTGCCTTGTGTCAGGTACGTCGACTCGCCCCTCCCCGTTTCCTCATCTCCGAGGCAGCGTTTGCAGCTAACTAGGCTTACGCCATGATTGAAGTTTGGATTGAGGCCTCTGACGCTCTTCACTACAAATTGATTTGGTCTGTCCAATTTGACACGATGACAGTGACAACAAATTTATCTAGAGATCGCACTGAGAGCACCCTGCAGTCTTTGTTCGTCAATCAAAGGTTCAGAACACACCAGTCAGTCTTCCTTTGTGATCACTCACATCCCACAAGCAATAGTGAGCAAAAGAAATTACTATCTATCCTACCTCTAACCTGATCCTAGTTACAAAAATTTAGCCCACCTGTGCAGTACTGAGGGTGTATCATGTATGCAACCTCAGCAGACCAATATGCGCATGCAAACTCTGAAGACGGTCATCCACAAAGGTTGATCGCATTCTCTGGTGGTCTGGCTGCAGGTTCTTCCCCATCTTTGCGTCTCAATTCAGCTACAGAAGGACCGAGATGCACCTCATTTACCAGCTGCATTGTCATGCCTCCACGGGACTGCTGCTGGTGACTTCATGCCTTCATGGTCACCTTGCCTCTCGCGGAGTGCGAGATCTAGCTCTATCCTGGCCATTCGCCTGAGCTAAATGTCGTTTCTTTAGAACTCTTTTCCTGAGATACCCATCTCTTTCTACCGCCCGTTGTACGGCTTTCGTGAGCCTCGACTCAACCACTTCCCACGATACAAGCTTCTCCAGAACCGCAGCAACATAATCAGCCCTTCGATCCTGCATGGATGTAAAGAAAGACAAACCAAGTCAGAGAAAATATCTTATTTAACTACTGACGAAACTTTAAGCACAGTTCACCATCTAACCTCGTAATCCAGGTAGTATGCATGCTGTTCCCAGATGTGAGTAGAATTGTTAGTAAAGATGTATTTTTAGGGAAAAACTAAGAAGTAAGGGAAAGGAACATGTATAATGTATTGCAACATCCATACCTCCCAAACATCAATCGCGAGGAGTGGCTGCCAAAGAAATGGATTCATGAGATTTTGGTAAAAaaaaccagaaaaaaaaaaggggggggggggggggggggaagttGCAGACTTGAAGATACTCACAGAATGGCCCCAAACAAGAGGGTTGATGGCATTTGGAGTCTTTGAGATGACCAGCCTACCGTAATTGTCAGATGGGATTGGACTTCTTGACTTCACGTAAGGCAACTTGCTTTCTTTGTCTACAAGCAGTTATTGGAAAAGAGTTATGTTCATGACACCAAAATGTGCAAGCTACATCTTAGAACAGTGAAGGCAAGAGATAAGGTCGTTAGCATCACTTACAAGAAAGCCAAACCCATCCAGAACCAAACTGAGTCAGTGCAGCATCCATGAATTGTTGGAGCATGTGCTCATAGGAGCCGAAGTCTCTGTTAATAAACTTCAGAAGCCGTTCCGGTGGTTTGCCCCCACCGCCAGGTTTCATGGATCGCCAATAAAAATCATGGTTCCATACCTAAAAAACATGGCCAAGAATTAGGCACTTGAAGTATACACAAGTTGGCAAAGATGCATTGCATGCAATGATACCTGCGCAGCATGGAAGAAGGGAGGATGGGGCTGCTCCCTGCCCTCGTTGAAAGAGGACAGCATCATCTGCCCCAGTGACATGCCTTCCCACTCACTGCCACCGATCATACCATTGAGCCTATCCACATGCATCTGCTGATGAACTACCCAGTGCTGCTCAACTGTCTCCTTGCTTATGTATGGCTCCAGCGCATCCTACATAACCACCCCCATTGGTGATTCCATTCACTACTTAATCTTTTAGCAAATTGACACCCTGAGTACTTACTGAAGGATAAGGAAGTGGCTGATGCTTTATCCACTCAACATCCTCAGGCAATGAAGACTCCAGTTCATCTTCTGTATCACCATCAGCATCAATAGTGTCATCAGTGTCAGTCTCAAGGTCAGTTTCATCATCAGTAGCATCAGCATCCAAAGTGCCATCCTCAGTCAACACATTCGCCTCATTGGTACAATGAAATATCAGGGAACTCCGTCTCCTCGTCCTCTCCCCCTGATGAAAAGCATTCATTTTATCACATCAAATCAAACATGCAATTAAGTTGGTGAGGCCTCCTTGACCCAAAAATGATACAGATGTGCTCCCCCTTAATTCTACAGTGAAAGATGGTAGTAGTCTTCTGacacacaaaagaaataaaatgctGTGGCTAACCTACTGCTTGACGTTGGAGAATAAATCAACAAGAGGCCAAAACATGACTTGTTATTGCACAGGTTAACATCACAAAACTAAAGTAAATGGTGTTGCACAGAAGAAGTGAAGAACACGAGAACCATTTTCCAGTCCCGACAAGACGCTAGCCAACACACAATAGACCACAGATGCCAAGCATGGGCTACCTCCCAATCCAAGCTACCAACTGGTGAATGACAAGACGAAAAGGGGAGGGGGGAAACACTCACCCCGGTGCCTCCTCTCCGCaggaggacgaggcggcggccatgCCGTCGGAAGCCGCCACCGGTGCTCTTGGAGAAGGATGCGGCGGTGGAGCTGCAGCTGGAGGCAGCGACGATACAGAGAGAGAGGccgccccccacccccaccagcGCGGTGGACGCCATGGACGCGAGCTCCGCTTGGGCAGGGTATAAGCCTTCAAGTTCAGTCAGACTTCAGAGGGCAAGAAGACTCGACGAGGTGAGGCGGAGGAGATAAGCGGCCGCGTGGTTGGATTGCTCTGTGGGCTCAAACTGACCACGGGCTTTCGGCTCACCATGGACGCTACTGGGCCTCACTTTATTTACAGGCCCGTCGAAAGAATTCATTTCGCTTGTGCATTTACCACTCCCACCCCTTGAGCTGATTACCAGACTCGCAAATCTTCTAGGTTTCTGATTCTTGTTTTTAGTTTCTGACGTGGGAAGTGGGATAAATATTTCACTGAAACTCGTCAAACAACGAATGAATCCTACAAATTTTCGATGGAAGTTCCTAGCTGTCGAACAACAGCTCTGCAGAATAACATCGCATTGCCACAACAGCGCTCCAGCAGGAACCGGAACATTTTAACTTGAGATGTACGAGGTGCCAATTCGTAAGAGCAAGATGAAATTACAGAACCACCCGTACATGCAGCCAAATACTGAATTCATCTCAGGATAGTATGGAATTAGTTTGGTTCACTTAAACTCAAAGCATAAGATAAATAGCAGTATCAAAACGCCAGATGAACTTCAGAAGCTAACGATAAACTCTAGGTAGAGAACTATTCTTTGCGATGCGAATCCTCAGTttacttcttctcttccttctcagCCTCGGCAGCCTTCTTCTGCCGCATACCCTGGTGACGTTTGTTCATCCTTTCCAAGCGAAGCTTTTTGTAGGCCCCTGATTCCTTCATCTCATCCGTCACCTTGACAACTTCGATCGAGCGCTTCTCGCCACGGGTGATAGGCATGTACTCGCCCTGGACCTGGGTGGCTGTGGCAAGTTCCTCAGGGGTGGAGTCACCAGCCTGCAGAAGGGAAGTTTTGTAAGATGTCTTCAATACAGCAAAACAAATCATCGTGAATTGAACAAACAGAGAGGAAAGGCTTCCTCACCTTGACCTTGCGAGCACGTCTTGGGAAGATCACAAGCTTGGCCTTGTAGGTCTTCAGCCTCTGGACATTGGACTGCAGACCCTCAAGTGAGCGGTTCTTGCGGCGGTGATCCACTGAAATGCCAATGGTTGGGGCAAGCTTCTTGGGAATACCAGCTGCCTGAAGTGTGCAACAGGTCAATGAAAACTCAGTCAATGAGAACCATTGGTATAGGTATGACACCACAAAAAAGCTGCAAATGAGCAATCAAGTTTACCTTAAGTTCTTCAAGGGTGAAGCCCCTCCCAGCCCTAGACTTCATGTTGTACTTGCGTGATTGGCACTGAACAATGGGGCGAAGAGGTCCAGCAGTGGGGCGTGGGAAGATCTTTACAGCCTTCTTTTGCCTAGCTGAAAAGCCAAAAACAAAAGGCATTAGCTCATAATCCAAACCGAAATAGCATACTGGAGGCAAATAATGAAACATGTCTCATGCGCAACTGCAATGGACCAGGTGAATTCATGCAGTATGCAAATTTATGCACATAACAGCAAGTAAATACTGTTCCAGAAACTCAATGGCCACACAGTAAGTAACAGAAAGGAAACCAGTCTCAATAAATAATTCTGGCCTGACTAGCATAACTGTGTGAATATAATTCTGAAGAACTGCACCAATCAGAAACAACAAGACATGTACACAATCTATCAATTGTGGGTCTCAGATAACATTTGTATGTATGATGCATACAATTCAGTTCTAGGAATTCGTACATGTCTATTAACTGGTGTTCTCACAGGCCAGCCAAACATAGCCACAGAACACAAGCCATAGAACCAGTCCATACTTTATGTGAGCATTTAGACATAATTCATGCAGTTCAATACTCATAGGCAATTTGATCTCTCTATGCATTACTGCAGTACCTACTTGCTCATGTAAAGAGCCATGGTACAGAGAACAAATGGCAGGGAATGGATAGACTTAGTTACCAATGCGGCGCCTCTGCTTGCGGGCAGGCTGGTTGAACCATGTCTTGACATAGTTCTGCCAGTGCTTCTTGAAGTGCCCGTTGGGGATGACGTTGTTGTGCTTCATCCTTGCTTACCTTATCTGCACCAAATCAAACAACCAAAAGCCAAAATCAGCATCCCCGCCACCATGTAATTCCTTCACAGCACAACACCAACAATATACTGGTGCAAGCACACTAATCTAGACCAAATTACAAACTCTAGGTCCGCACACTGTTCTAGATCCAACGAGAGTTTCGAAACCAAGCACACAAGGATTAACCAATACCGCCCGCTGTTCTGATTACGATAACACATCGAAACCAAGCACACGACGCTATGTATCTTCCTTCTCCCACGGCCACCGCATCACATATTAACAGGGGAAGAAAAACAGCAGATCCGGAGAGCAGGAGATGAAAACGAACCATAGCTACATCGATCTAAACAGATGCATAGGATGGCCTACGGGTGCACGCATCGATCCAGAGTGCTGGGCAACAGGAAGAGTTGGGGAGGATCGGGAGGGTACCTTGCGGgaacgaggcggaggaggaaacGGGCGCCGGGCGAGCGAATGACGGCGCGCTAGGGTGCGGACGCGTCCGCCCTTACTGGGCCTCTTCAAGGCTGTGTCAGTCTGGCTGGGCGAGCGACGTCGTCCTTGTTCTGGGCTGAGTAAAACCGGTTGGGAGTGCCGGCCCATCAAACCGGTTGGGAGTGCCTTCTAGTTCTCTCGGCGCGGAAGGGAGAAGGATGGCGTCGTGGGCGGAGCAGCTGCAGCGCGAGCTCGCCGGCCGCGgtctcgccgtcgcctccattCCCGGAAAGGGCCGGGGACTCGTCGCCTCTCGCACCTTCTTCCCAGGTTAAACCGCCTGCTCTCTCTCAACTGAAAAGGGCGCTGTTGAGCGTGTTCGCGGGTTGCCCACAAACTGCTCGATGAAATGCGCGACTGGCACCCGTCATGAACGCTGGTGCCACGGCACGGTGAAGCATCCTTGATTTGGTTTGATGGTTTGCTGCACTGATGTCATGGCAATTTTGCTGTGCCTTTTGCGCCGCTGACGGAATCCTGCGATGTGTTGTAGGTGAAGTCATTATCAGCCAAGAACCTTACACTTCCACGCCTAACAAGATTTTAGTCAGATCAAGCTGTGACCATTGTTTCGCCTCTAGCAACCTGAGGAAGTGCTCGGCTTGTCGAGTAACTTGGTACTGCAGCAGCGATTGCCAGGTGCTGGCTCTAGTCTTTTCTGTAGTGGTACATTTCCATTGATTGTGCAGCCACATGCTTCTGTGGTTATGCATGAACGTTCCTCTAGTAATTGCCGTGCTTTTGATGatatgctttttttttatttcactgAGGAATGCTGTTAGTGCAGAAAGAAGAATGGAAACTGCATCAGCTCGAGTGTAGAGTGATGGCAGCTCTTACGGAGGATAGAAAGAAGATGCTTACTCCTACAATTCGTTTGATGGTGCGGCTGGTACTGAAAAGAAAATTGCAAAATGAGAAGGTATTGGCTGGTTCCATGCTTACCTTTTTATAGATTGAAGTTAAGGCACTTTGTTGTACTATGAGTGGTGTCTCTCAGTCATTCAAATTTCAATTTTTCATATTCATTGTAGTACCTATATGGTAACTTTTTGCCACAAGGACATTTCAAATCTCAA encodes the following:
- the LOC101776591 gene encoding 60S ribosomal protein L13-2, which gives rise to MKHNNVIPNGHFKKHWQNYVKTWFNQPARKQRRRIARQKKAVKIFPRPTAGPLRPIVQCQSRKYNMKSRAGRGFTLEELKAAGIPKKLAPTIGISVDHRRKNRSLEGLQSNVQRLKTYKAKLVIFPRRARKVKAGDSTPEELATATQVQGEYMPITRGEKRSIEVVKVTDEMKESGAYKKLRLERMNKRHQGMRQKKAAEAEKEEKK